A portion of the Punica granatum isolate Tunisia-2019 chromosome 7, ASM765513v2, whole genome shotgun sequence genome contains these proteins:
- the LOC116214348 gene encoding dirigent protein 19-like — KLFWHNIVSGKNPSSIEVIRSPIKNSSLFLGFGLVHMFGNRLTISGDINSRLLGRAQGFYSQTGQDEMALLMAQNFAFLEGKYNGSTITVLGRNPILNAIRELPIVGVSGIFRFARGYVQLRTHNFDLNTLDATVEYKVYVLHYD, encoded by the exons aaattattt TGGCACAACATTGTCAGCGGGAAGAACCCATCATCCATTGAGGTGATCCGGTCGCCGATCAAAAATAGCTCGTTGTTCCTGGGTTTCGGGCTGGTCCACATGTTCGGCAACCGCCTAACCATAAGCGGCGACATCAACTCGAGGTTGCTGGGCCGGGCCCAGGGATTCTACTCCCAAACAGGCCAGGACGAGATGGCCCTCCTCATGGCACAGAACTTTGCCTTCCTGGAGGGCAAGTACAACGGCAGCACCATCACTGTGCTCGGTCGCAACCCCATACTCAATGCCATCAGGGAGCTGCCGATCGTTGGCGTCAGTGGCATCTTCCGCTTCGCCCGTGGATATGTACAACTCCGGACCCACAACTTTGATCTCAACACCCTGGACGCCACTGTGGAGTATAAGGTTTATGTGTTGCATTATGATTGA
- the LOC116214857 gene encoding dirigent protein 22-like: MAEVASVHILSSTFIVFSLLFSSCFLASEAVSKAGDEETHDVFGRTLDPNQMGLKKEKLSHFRFFWHDIVSGKNPSSIEVIRSPIKNSSLLLGFGLVHMFDNRLTISGDINSKLVGRAQGFYAQADMDELALLVAQNFLFLEGKYNGSTITVLGRNQILNTVRELPIVGGSGAFRFARGYIQARTYSFDLNTLDATVEYNVYVLHY; encoded by the coding sequence ATGGCTGAGGTTGCCAGCGTTCACATTCTATCGTCCACTTTCATCGTATTCTCCCTCTTGTTCTCCTCCTGTTTCCTAGCTTCCGAGGCCGTTTCCAAGGCCGGGGACGAGGAGACCCATGACGTCTTCGGCAGGACCCTTGACCCAAACCAGATGGGCCTAAAGAAGGAGAAGCTCAGCCACTTCAGGTTCTTCTGGCACGACATTGTCAGTGGGAAGAATCCATCGTCCATCGAGGTGATCCGCTCGCCTATCAAAAATAGCTCGTTGTTGCTGGGCTTTGGGCTGGTCCACATGTTCGACAACCGCCTGACCATAAGTGGTGATATCAACTCGAAGTTGGTGGGCCGGGCTCAGGGGTTCTATGCCCAGGCGGACATGGACGAGCTCGCCCTCCTCGTGGCACAGAACTTTCTCTTCCTGGAGGGCAAGTACAACGGCAGCACCATCACTGTGCTTGGTCGCAACCAGATACTCAATACCGTGAGGGAACTGCCCATTGTCGGCGGCAGCGGCGCCTTTCGCTTTGCTCGTGGATACATACAGGCCCGGACCTACAGCTTTGATCTCAACACCCTCGACGCCACCGTGGAATACAACGTTTATGTGTTGCATTATTAA